The DNA segment ACCTGAGCGAGTGGGTCGCGGAAAACGAGATCGACCTCACGCCGGAGCTGGTGCGGATGGCCGGCTCGATCGTGGCGCGCAAGCAGTACAAGGTGATCAAGGAGCGGGGCTACCGCACGATATTCCTCGGCGGCGGCGTGCGCGGGACGCACCACTACACCGAGTTCGTGGGCGGCGACGCGCACATCACGATGAACTGGTCGACGTTCGACGAGCTGATCCAGGAGGACGGGCCGGTCGTCGACCGCATCCACTTCGCCGACGACCCCGCCGATATCGCCGAGCTGCGGGCGAAGATTCCGCGCTTCGCCACGGCCTACGACGATGACGGCCTGACCACGGCGGAGTTCACCGAGTACCCGGCGCTGGTGCGGTTCCGCAACTACTTCATCGACGGCTGCGAGCACCTGGACGACGAAATCGCCAAGCGACACGCCGCCGCGGCGGTGGTGTAGGGGCGGCCCCTGCCTGGATCCGGGCGCCCACAAGGGACGCCCCTACACGGATGAGATGTGAGAGTTGGCGCGGGTCAAGCGGCGGCGCGCCGTGGCTCCGCTCGGATTCTGGGTCGAGGCCCGGATCACGGAAGGGAAACGGCTAAGTCATGACATCTGACGAGCACGCGGGCGACCCCTTCGCGGTCGAGGGCCGCTGGTATCGCGGCAACTTGCACACGCACTCCACCAACTCCGACGGGCGGAAGTCTCCCGAAGACGCGGTGAACTGGTACCGCGACAACGGCTACGACTTCATGGCCCTCACCGACCACAACGTGCTCAGCGACACCTCGGCGCTGTGCACCGACGACTTCATCACCATTCCCGGCATGGAGATGCACGGCCCCGACCCGTGGCTCGGGACGCGGTATCACATCGTCGGCCTCGGCATGCACAGCTTCGACCGCGGCGACGAAACCTTGGGCCCGCAGGAGGCTATCGACCGCGTCAACGCCGACGGGGGCCTGGCGATCCTGGGGCATCCCTACTGGCTCGGCCAGACCGCCGCCGACATGAGCGAGTTGGAGGGCTTCGCGGGCATGGAGGTCTTCAACTCCATCTGCGACCGCAACCGGGCCAAGGGTTTTTCGTCGGTCCATTGGGACGACTACGGCGACACGCTGGGCATCACCTGGGGCTTCGCCACCGACGACACGCACTGGATGCTCAATGAGGAGGGCCGCGGCTGGGTGATGGTGCGCACCACTGACTTCAGCCAGCGCGGCCTGCTGGAAGCCATGCGCGCGGGGCACTTCTACGCGTCGATGGGCCCGGAGCTCCACGACGTGCAGATCAGCGCCACCCATGTGACGGTTCGCTGCTCGCCGGCGCGGCGCGTGTCCCTTATCACCGCCCGGGCGGGCGGAGACAGCCGTCACGTCGACGGCGGCGAACTGCTCACCGACGTCAACCTCGAGCGGCGCGAGTCGCCGGCGTATCCCGAGCGCTACCTCCGCGTCGAGGTCGAGGACGCCGAGGGCCGCATCGCCTGGTCGAACCCGCGCCCGGCCTGAGGCGCGGCGAGCGTTTCACTTCCGGCCGTCCCCGTCACCCCGGCGAAAGCCGGGGTCCAGGTTCGCCCGACACGCCCGAGTCCCCGCCTGGATTCCGGCCCCGTATCGAGTACGGGGCAGGCTCTCCGCCGGAATGACGGAAGGTTTCGCAACGGTCTCCTCCAAAGGAGAATGGACTCAAACAGAGGATTCCTGAGACCGCATGAAGCTCTTCCTCAAGGTCGCGCTGTTCACGGTGGTGGTGCCGGGATCGGTTGCGGTGCTCGTCCCGTTCCTTCTCGGCGGTGACCGAACCGTCGCCGGCGGGGCGTGGCTTGGGCTGGCCGTATGCCTCTTCACGATCGGCATCTCGATCTACCTGCGCGCCGTGTGGGACTTCGCCATGATTGGAAAAGGAACCCCCGCGCCAATAGATGCGCCGAAACGGCTCGTCGTCCGCGGCATCTACCGCTACTCGCGCAACCCCTTGTACGTCGCCATGCTAATCATCGTTGCCGGGTGGGCCGCGCTCTTCGCAACGGCCGTACCGCTGGCTTATGCCGCAGGCCTCTTCATCCTGCACTCCCTAGTCGTTCGCTTCCACGAGGAGCCCCACCTCGCCCGCGAATTCGGCGATGAGTACACGGCCTACACGCAGCAGGTCGGCCGTTGGCTCCCTCGCCTGCGGCGTCGGTAGGTCCGCGCCCGCAGCCACTTTCGAGGGGTGGCCTAACGCCCTGGCCTGAAAGATCCGATGTCGACCCCCAACTCGCCCTTCTCCCTTCCAGGAGACCCTCGCCTAACGATTCCGTCATTCCCGCGAAGGCGGGAATCCACCCGTCATTGAATCTGGGGGCGCGCCGAACATTTGGGGTAGGGGCGGGTTTCAAACCCGCCCGCTCAGGCCAGGGACTTCTTACGAAACCGCGCTCCGCGCGATGGCGATGAAGTCGTCCGCCTTCAGGCTGGCCCCGCCGACCAGCGCCCCGTCCACGCCATCCTGCGCCAGCAGCTCGCGCGCATTGCCCGGGGACACGCTGCCGCCGTACAGAATGCGCGTGCGCTGGGCCGCCGCGGCGTCCAGCGCCTGGCTCAGCGCCTCGCGCGCCCAGCCGATGGCCTCCGCGGCCTGCGCGGGAGTCGCCGTGCGCCCCGTGCCGATGGCCCACACCGGCTCGTAGGCCAGCACCAGCGGCTCGGCGGCTCGGGAATCGATCCCGTCGAGGGCCGCCTGAACTTGCGCGGTGATCAGCGCCCGCGCCCCGCCGGCATCTCGGACGAACTCGGTCTCGCCCACGCAGACGATCGGCGTGAGGCCGGCGGCCAGGGCCGCCCGCAGCTTGCGATTCACCATCTCGTCGGTCTCGCCGAAATCGGCGCGCCGCTCCGAGTGGCCCACGATCACCACGTCCGCCACGCCGGCCAGCATCGGGGCCGAGATTTCGCCGGTAAACGCCCCGCTATCGAGCCAATGCATGTTCTGCGCGCCCACCCGCACTGACGTGCCCACCACCGCGCGCGCCACGTCGGTCACGGCGATCGCGGGCGGGCAGAGCACCAGGTCGACCCCATCGGGCGGTCCGGCCCGGACAATGGCGCGGGCCAGCTCAACGCCCGATCGCGGCGTCGTGTGCATCTTCCAATTCCCGGCCACGAGGGGGCGGCGGGCGGGCGGAACCCTCACCCTACCCCTCTCCCAGAGGGAGAGGGGACCGGATTCGACGCGCTGAGGTCGGTCCGGTTGGCGCCTTGTTCGGCCACAAGGTTGCACGCCTGCAGGTAGTGCTCGATAGACTCGCCGCAGTCGGCCCAGTAGCCCTCCAGCAGGTCGTGGGTCATCTCGCCGCGCGCCAGGTAGGCATTGTTGAGGTCCGTGACCTCCAGCTCGCCGCGTGCCGACCGGTCGAGTTGCCGCACCAGGTCGAAGGCGTTCTCGTCGTAGAAGTAGATGCCCGTCACCGCCAGGTTCGAGGGCGGGCGCTCGGGCTTTTCGATGAACTGCACGATGCGGTCGCCGTCCAGCTCCGCCACGCCGTAGGCCTGGGGATTCTCCACCTCGGTGAGCAGCACCTTGGCCCCCGACGGCTGGGCCTCGAACCGGCGCGCGGCCTGCACGATGTTCCCGCCGATGATGTTGTCGCCCAGGATCACCAGCATGCGGTCGCGGCCCACGAACGGCTCGGCCAGGCCAATGGCTTCCGCGATGCCCCCCGCGCCATCCTGGTAGGTGTAGCCGAGGTGGTCGATGCCGAACTCGCGGCCGTTGCCCAAGAGTTGCAGAAAGTCCCCGGCGCTCGAGCCGCTGGTCACGATCAGGATCTCGGTCACTCCGGCGTTCACCAGCGTCTCAATGGGGTAGTAGATCATCGGCTTGTCGAAGACGGGTAGCAGTTGCTTGTTCGTCACGCGCGTCAGGGGGTCCAGACGCGATCCCGTGCCGCCGGCCAGAATCACGCCCTTCATGCACTGCGCTCCGTGTCGTCGTCGCCGGCGAGCACCGCGGCGGCGAACTCCTCGGGCTCGAACACCGCGAAATCCTCTGTCCGCTCACCCGTACCGATGAACTTGATCGGCACGCCGAGCGCGCGCGTGACGGCGAATGCCACGCCGCCCTTGGCCGAGCTGTCGAGCTTGGAGACGATCACGCCGGTCACGTCCACCGCGTCGCGAAACGCCTGAGCTTGGCGCAGGCCGTTTTGCCCGGTCAAGGCGTCCAGCACCAGCAGCACCTCGTGCGGCGCGCCGGGCACCTGCCGCTCGGCCACGCGGCGCACCTTGGCCAGCTCGTTCATCAGGTTGAGATTTGTGTGCTGGCGGCCCGCGGTGTCGGCGATGACGTAGTCGACACCGCGCGCCTTGGCTGCATCCAGGGCGTCGTAGACCACCGCCCCGGGATCGCTGCCCGGCTGATGCGCGACGACCGGCGCCTCGATGCGCTCGCCCCAGATTCGGAGTTGGTCGATGGCCCCTGCGCGGTAGGTGTCGGCCGCGGCCAGGAGCACCGAATAGCCGTGGCTTTTGAGCAGCGTCGCCAGCTTGGCGATGGATGTCGTCTTGCCCGCGCCGTTGACGCCCACCACCAGCACCACCTGCGGCGGTTCGCCGGCGGCGAACGCTCGCTCGCCGCTGCCCAACTCCGAGGTCAGGCGTTCGCGCAGCAGTGCCCGGGCGGCTTCGGGGTCCTTGATGCCCGCGTCCTGCACGGCCTCCTGCAGCCCTTCGACGAGCTCCAGCGACAGCTCGGGACCGAGGTCGGCTTGGATCAGCAGCTCTTCGAGCTCCTCCCAGTCGGCGTCGTCCAGGCCGCCCCGGTCGAACCAGCGCCGCAGCCCGCCGCCAAAGCGCCGGCGCGTGGGCGCCGCGCCGGCGTCAACCGACGCGCTCTTGGCTCGCCGCAGCCGTCCCAGCCGCATCCCTAGCTACCGGCGTGCGCGCGAGCCGCGCGTCGTGCGAGGATGGAGTCGCACGCAGGAATCATGACCCACATCGGCGGGAGTGCAACATGTCGCATGGCGCCCGAGTCTCCATCGAATACTGCAGTCAATGAAACTATCTCCCCAGAGCCGTCCGTGCGACGGAGGAGATTCTGACCGAGTTCGCGAGCGACGTGGCCGAGTGGACGCTGATTCCTTCCGGCGGCGGCGTGTTTGAGGTGATGGTTAACGATCAGCTCGTCTTTTCCAAGCGCGAGTTAAAGCGGCACGCCAAGCCCGGCGAGATCTATCCGCTGGTCGCCGAGGCGCTGGCGGGGTAGCTCGCCGGGGAACGCGCCGGGCCGGACACGACCGAAGGGTCGCCCGTGACCCTGATCAGTTCTGCATCACGCACGTTGGCGGGCACTGGGCCTGGGGCGTCGGTGGGGCGCGCGGCTCGGGCATCGCCAGGGGCAATCCTTCGGGCAACCGCTCGATGTCCCGGGCGTCGAGCTTGCGCACCCGGTTCCAGGCAAACCCGTGCGCGGTGAAGATATCCAGGTTGGGAATCCACCGACGTTCGCCGTCTGAGACCAGGTATATGCGGTCGTCACTGTCCTTGATCAAGTCGCCGTCGCTCACGTGAGCGGCGATGAAGACCTGAAAGAAGGCCCCCTCCTTCACGACGGCGAACTCCCGCTCGTAGTCCGGCGTGCTTGCCTGGAGATACAGGCTGCGACCGCTCAGCAGGATCTCTTCCGCTCGGTCGATTCCCATCGTTTTCAGCCCTGACACCTGAACCTGAATGTTCTTGTCCGCACCGAAATCGTCGACAAACAGCGCATACCGGTGATGCCACGAGGACGGCCAGGTGCTCATGTACACGCTGTTCGGCACCATGTGTCGGATCTGCGCCCGCGCGTGCTCGGTCAGGACCTTGGCGTGCCCCGTAATGCCGCTGATGTTGCGCCACGCATCCCCGGTCATCTGCACACCGGCGCGCGCCGCAACCCCGGCCAGCAGCGCCAACGACACCACCCACACCGCCGGTCGTACAAATCGAGCGAGCCGCAGTCGACGGAGCGCTGCTGGCGCCGCCGCGAGGAGGAGTGCCAAGCCCCCCGCCAGCCAGATCCCAAGAATGACGTAGACCACGGCGAAGTAGTGGTCATAGTCCGGAATCGTGTAAATGAACGTGAACAGCCCGGTTAAAGCGGCGGTGCCCAGGGTCCATCCCGCGAATCGCCAATCTCGCGCGGCAACGACGAAGAAGCCCGCAATGATCGCCACGACCCAGACCCACCCAAACTCGCGCAGCACGTCGGCGGTGAACTCTTGCCAGCGGGGCCCCAGGTGCTCGCCGGGTGTGACGAAGAGGCTGCGCGCAATGCTGGTGCCGCCCGGCGCGGCCGTAGAGGAGAACGCGTGGTCCCAGATATCGCGAAACCCGAGCAGCCGCTCCGTCTCGGGCTCTCTGAACGCCACTGGGGTCCAGCGGGCGCGCAGCAGATAGATCCAGGGAGTCAGGCCGATCAGGAACGCGCCGGCCGCCAGCGCCGCTTCGCGTGGCCGCGGCCGGCGCCACGGCCGCCGCGCCAGGACGTACGCAAGCGTAAAGGGCAGCATGAACAAGCTGAGCGCGTGATTGGTGAACGACAGGCCGGTGGCCAGGGCCACCGCCGCCAACCGCACCGGCGATGGGCGCCGCTGGAAGGCGCGCAGCGAAGCGGCCACCGCCAGCATGAGCACCATCTGCAAGCTGAAGCTCTCCGCTTGAACCCCGAGTGTCCAGACGCGGAACCCGGTGCCGAAGACGATCGCCGCTCCGAGCGCGGCCACCCACGAGCCGGTGACGTCCCGGGCCACGACGAACAGCAAGACCGTGGCCAGCGCGGCGAACGTCCCATTCACGACGTTGGCCGCGTGGGCTGGTTCCAGGAAGCTCAAGGCGTGGGACCCGAGGAATACCGCGGCTGTGAGCAGCGGATACGATGGCGGGTGGGCGATGCCGCCCAGATACCCCAGCGTCTGAAACTCGCCTTCGTCGCCGCCGTTCACATACGGCACCGCGCTCAGCCAGTAAAACGGCAACGCCAGCCCGGCCAGCACCACGATCGGCAGCCAAAACTGAATGTGCGGCCGGGCGGCGACGGCCGCAGAGGCCGCCCTAATCCGGTGCGCAGCGCTCATTGCAGCCATCGCCACCTCCGCGTGCGGTCACTCCGTGGCGTAGGCC comes from the Chloroflexota bacterium genome and includes:
- a CDS encoding CehA/McbA family metallohydrolase; this translates as MTSDEHAGDPFAVEGRWYRGNLHTHSTNSDGRKSPEDAVNWYRDNGYDFMALTDHNVLSDTSALCTDDFITIPGMEMHGPDPWLGTRYHIVGLGMHSFDRGDETLGPQEAIDRVNADGGLAILGHPYWLGQTAADMSELEGFAGMEVFNSICDRNRAKGFSSVHWDDYGDTLGITWGFATDDTHWMLNEEGRGWVMVRTTDFSQRGLLEAMRAGHFYASMGPELHDVQISATHVTVRCSPARRVSLITARAGGDSRHVDGGELLTDVNLERRESPAYPERYLRVEVEDAEGRIAWSNPRPA
- a CDS encoding isoprenylcysteine carboxylmethyltransferase family protein, translated to MKLFLKVALFTVVVPGSVAVLVPFLLGGDRTVAGGAWLGLAVCLFTIGISIYLRAVWDFAMIGKGTPAPIDAPKRLVVRGIYRYSRNPLYVAMLIIVAGWAALFATAVPLAYAAGLFILHSLVVRFHEEPHLAREFGDEYTAYTQQVGRWLPRLRRR
- a CDS encoding DUF2723 domain-containing protein; translated protein: MSAAHRIRAASAAVAARPHIQFWLPIVVLAGLALPFYWLSAVPYVNGGDEGEFQTLGYLGGIAHPPSYPLLTAAVFLGSHALSFLEPAHAANVVNGTFAALATVLLFVVARDVTGSWVAALGAAIVFGTGFRVWTLGVQAESFSLQMVLMLAVAASLRAFQRRPSPVRLAAVALATGLSFTNHALSLFMLPFTLAYVLARRPWRRPRPREAALAAGAFLIGLTPWIYLLRARWTPVAFREPETERLLGFRDIWDHAFSSTAAPGGTSIARSLFVTPGEHLGPRWQEFTADVLREFGWVWVVAIIAGFFVVAARDWRFAGWTLGTAALTGLFTFIYTIPDYDHYFAVVYVILGIWLAGGLALLLAAAPAALRRLRLARFVRPAVWVVSLALLAGVAARAGVQMTGDAWRNISGITGHAKVLTEHARAQIRHMVPNSVYMSTWPSSWHHRYALFVDDFGADKNIQVQVSGLKTMGIDRAEEILLSGRSLYLQASTPDYEREFAVVKEGAFFQVFIAAHVSDGDLIKDSDDRIYLVSDGERRWIPNLDIFTAHGFAWNRVRKLDARDIERLPEGLPLAMPEPRAPPTPQAQCPPTCVMQN
- a CDS encoding SelT/SelW/SelH family (seleno)protein → MSHGARVSIEYCSQUNYLPRAVRATEEILTEFASDVAEWTLIPSGGGVFEVMVNDQLVFSKRELKRHAKPGEIYPLVAEALAG
- the tpiA gene encoding triose-phosphate isomerase, with protein sequence MRVPPARRPLVAGNWKMHTTPRSGVELARAIVRAGPPDGVDLVLCPPAIAVTDVARAVVGTSVRVGAQNMHWLDSGAFTGEISAPMLAGVADVVIVGHSERRADFGETDEMVNRKLRAALAAGLTPIVCVGETEFVRDAGGARALITAQVQAALDGIDSRAAEPLVLAYEPVWAIGTGRTATPAQAAEAIGWAREALSQALDAAAAQRTRILYGGSVSPGNARELLAQDGVDGALVGGASLKADDFIAIARSAVS
- a CDS encoding sugar phosphate nucleotidyltransferase — protein: MKGVILAGGTGSRLDPLTRVTNKQLLPVFDKPMIYYPIETLVNAGVTEILIVTSGSSAGDFLQLLGNGREFGIDHLGYTYQDGAGGIAEAIGLAEPFVGRDRMLVILGDNIIGGNIVQAARRFEAQPSGAKVLLTEVENPQAYGVAELDGDRIVQFIEKPERPPSNLAVTGIYFYDENAFDLVRQLDRSARGELEVTDLNNAYLARGEMTHDLLEGYWADCGESIEHYLQACNLVAEQGANRTDLSASNPVPSPSGRGVG
- the ftsY gene encoding signal recognition particle-docking protein FtsY; translation: MRLGRLRRAKSASVDAGAAPTRRRFGGGLRRWFDRGGLDDADWEELEELLIQADLGPELSLELVEGLQEAVQDAGIKDPEAARALLRERLTSELGSGERAFAAGEPPQVVLVVGVNGAGKTTSIAKLATLLKSHGYSVLLAAADTYRAGAIDQLRIWGERIEAPVVAHQPGSDPGAVVYDALDAAKARGVDYVIADTAGRQHTNLNLMNELAKVRRVAERQVPGAPHEVLLVLDALTGQNGLRQAQAFRDAVDVTGVIVSKLDSSAKGGVAFAVTRALGVPIKFIGTGERTEDFAVFEPEEFAAAVLAGDDDTERSA